The following proteins are co-located in the Sulfurospirillum deleyianum DSM 6946 genome:
- the purN gene encoding phosphoribosylglycinamide formyltransferase codes for MLIKKIAILFSGTGTNLEKLLEFLHQTSFEYATIEVALVICNRSDAPGIEKARRFGLEPLIIDHTLYPSREAFDEALVHAIDKSGAELSVLAGFMRILTPIFTRHIKAINLHPSLLPLFKGSNAIKESFDSPMKVAGISVHYVSEELDGGDIIAQRCFEKSEGMNFEAFEDKIHALEHELLPQTVKKLLDRK; via the coding sequence ATGCTTATAAAAAAAATTGCGATTCTCTTTAGTGGAACAGGCACTAATCTTGAAAAATTGCTTGAATTTCTCCACCAAACCTCTTTTGAATATGCAACCATTGAAGTCGCACTTGTCATCTGCAACCGCTCTGATGCACCCGGCATTGAAAAAGCCAGACGTTTTGGTCTTGAGCCACTCATTATCGACCATACGCTCTACCCTAGCCGTGAAGCCTTCGATGAAGCTTTGGTTCACGCCATTGACAAAAGTGGTGCAGAGTTGAGCGTTTTAGCAGGCTTTATGCGTATTTTAACACCTATTTTTACACGCCATATTAAAGCTATCAACTTACACCCTTCTTTACTTCCACTTTTTAAGGGTAGCAATGCTATAAAAGAAAGTTTTGATTCGCCCATGAAAGTAGCTGGCATTAGCGTACACTATGTCAGTGAAGAACTCGATGGTGGTGACATCATCGCACAACGCTGTTTTGAGAAGAGTGAAGGCATGAATTTTGAAGCCTTTGAAGATAAAATTCATGCGCTAGAGCACGAATTATTACCCCAAACTGTAAAAAAATTACTTGATAGGAAGTGA
- a CDS encoding ABC transporter ATP-binding protein → MIRLDNVCKRYETSTQKIDALLNITLHVKRGECVVLKGASGSGKSTILSLIAGLCKPSSGNVMVDDVAISKLIEPFSAYVRREKIGFIFQRFHLIPSLSVEENILLPLIPTNPEAKVLKERVHTVMEQCHIVHKAQTLVRYLSGGEQQRVAIARALVNAPVLILADEPTANLDEALSLQFLEMIESLKKEGVTLLIATHDPLFFDAKVVDRIIEIKHGMIVA, encoded by the coding sequence ATGATACGCTTAGACAATGTTTGCAAACGCTATGAAACGAGTACGCAAAAAATCGATGCGCTCTTAAATATCACGTTACATGTAAAACGTGGAGAGTGTGTGGTATTAAAAGGTGCAAGTGGAAGCGGGAAGAGTACCATTCTCTCTTTGATTGCGGGGCTTTGTAAGCCAAGTTCTGGCAATGTGATGGTCGATGATGTGGCGATTTCAAAACTGATAGAGCCTTTTAGCGCATATGTGAGGCGAGAGAAAATAGGGTTTATTTTTCAACGTTTTCATCTGATTCCAAGCTTAAGTGTTGAAGAAAATATTTTACTTCCCCTTATCCCGACTAATCCTGAGGCAAAGGTTTTGAAGGAGAGAGTGCATACGGTCATGGAGCAGTGTCATATAGTCCATAAAGCCCAAACGTTAGTGCGCTATCTTTCAGGCGGAGAACAACAGCGTGTGGCGATTGCAAGAGCGTTGGTGAATGCTCCTGTGCTCATTTTAGCCGATGAGCCAACGGCGAATTTGGATGAAGCACTCTCTTTGCAATTTCTTGAGATGATTGAGAGCCTTAAAAAAGAGGGTGTGACTTTGCTCATTGCCACGCACGATCCGCTCTTTTTTGATGCCAAGGTGGTTGATCGTATAATTGAGATTAAACATGGGATGATTGTTGCATGA
- a CDS encoding ATP-binding protein has translation MLEELFIKSREFIALNNQVYKRYFLTIQSLEHRLSIIVGARGIGKTTTIAQYMSLHYKEHEALYVNLDDIQNTAQFSMTEIAEEFVLNGGKLLCFDEIHKYNSWSAELKNIYDRFGDLKVIATGSSALQINQGSHDLSRRAIVYTMVGMSFREFLELHYGFKFSPYGLYDILEKHVELATEIKKKIEQKEHKIIPLFKNYLKYGYYPYYLSMPNITLFLQTLQQNINVSIESDLLYVYPKLNGTSIKKIKTLLSIIIKSVPFEPNMSDMKKAADITDDRTLKEYLSKLDDAGLIKLLMRNALAMKSIDKPEKIYLANPNLMYTKEPDIGNLRETFFVNQMDNYYKIKQSLSDDGIFAGKSGDFYCEDKYTFEVGGKKKGFSQIKDVPDSYVVSDDLEIGIGHKIPLWLFGFLY, from the coding sequence ATGTTAGAAGAACTCTTTATTAAAAGTCGTGAATTTATAGCACTCAATAACCAAGTATATAAGCGTTATTTTTTAACAATACAATCTTTAGAACATAGGCTTTCTATTATTGTTGGAGCAAGAGGTATTGGTAAAACAACCACTATTGCACAATATATGAGCTTGCATTACAAAGAGCACGAAGCTTTGTATGTTAACCTCGATGATATTCAAAACACCGCCCAATTTAGCATGACAGAGATTGCAGAAGAGTTTGTTCTTAATGGTGGAAAGCTGTTGTGTTTTGATGAGATTCACAAATACAACTCTTGGTCAGCTGAACTTAAAAATATTTATGATCGCTTTGGTGACCTTAAAGTGATTGCTACAGGCAGTTCGGCTTTACAAATCAATCAGGGTAGCCATGATCTGAGCAGACGAGCTATCGTCTATACAATGGTGGGTATGAGCTTTCGAGAATTTTTAGAATTGCACTATGGGTTTAAATTTAGTCCATATGGTTTATACGATATTTTAGAAAAGCATGTAGAGTTAGCAACAGAGATTAAAAAAAAGATTGAACAAAAAGAGCATAAGATTATCCCTTTGTTTAAAAATTATCTCAAATACGGTTATTATCCTTACTATTTATCAATGCCCAATATAACACTTTTCTTACAAACCCTTCAACAGAATATCAATGTCTCTATTGAAAGTGATTTACTCTATGTCTATCCAAAACTCAATGGTACCAGTATTAAAAAAATCAAAACCTTACTCTCTATTATTATCAAAAGCGTACCGTTTGAACCCAATATGAGCGATATGAAAAAAGCAGCTGATATCACCGATGATAGGACGTTAAAAGAGTATCTCTCAAAGTTGGATGATGCAGGGCTTATTAAGCTTTTGATGCGAAATGCTTTAGCCATGAAGTCTATCGATAAGCCAGAAAAGATTTATCTAGCCAATCCCAATTTAATGTACACGAAAGAGCCTGATATTGGTAACTTGAGAGAAACTTTCTTTGTAAATCAAATGGATAATTACTATAAAATCAAACAAAGTCTTAGTGATGATGGTATTTTTGCTGGTAAAAGTGGAGATTTTTACTGTGAGGATAAATATACATTTGAAGTGGGTGGTAAAAAGAAGGGTTTTAGTCAAATTAAAGACGTTCCTGATTCTTACGTTGTGAGTGATGATTTAGAAATAGGCATTGGGCATAAAATCCCACTATGGTTATTTGGATTTTTGTATTAG
- a CDS encoding thiazole synthase, whose protein sequence is MNDILKVGNIEFASRLIVGSGKYPDFQTTKDATLASGSKLITVAVRRVNITNPNEENLMDYFKGTDIKLLPNSAGCTTAEDAITLFRMVKEATGLNLIKLEVIGDTAKTLYPDVMETLKACEVLAKDGFTIMTYSNDDPIMAKRLEDAGSAAIMPLASPIGSGLGIQNRYNVLFIKEAVNIPVIVDAGIGCASDAAIAMEIGADGVLTNTAIAQAKNPILMAEAMKHAVIAGRNSFLAGRIAKKPFATASSPTEGLIEFSHKK, encoded by the coding sequence ATGAACGATATTTTAAAAGTTGGCAATATTGAATTTGCAAGCCGTTTGATTGTAGGAAGTGGAAAATACCCTGATTTTCAAACCACAAAAGATGCCACACTGGCTAGTGGGTCTAAACTGATTACCGTAGCGGTTCGACGGGTCAACATTACTAACCCGAATGAAGAGAATTTGATGGACTACTTTAAAGGTACGGACATTAAACTCTTGCCAAATTCTGCTGGATGTACGACTGCTGAAGATGCCATCACGCTTTTTAGAATGGTAAAAGAAGCCACAGGACTCAATTTAATTAAACTAGAAGTCATCGGTGATACCGCAAAAACACTCTACCCAGACGTGATGGAAACCCTTAAAGCATGTGAAGTTTTAGCCAAAGATGGCTTTACAATTATGACCTACAGCAATGACGACCCCATTATGGCAAAACGCCTTGAAGATGCAGGAAGTGCGGCTATTATGCCTCTTGCTTCGCCTATTGGCAGTGGACTGGGAATTCAAAACCGTTACAATGTTCTCTTCATTAAAGAAGCTGTGAACATTCCTGTCATTGTTGATGCAGGAATTGGATGTGCCAGCGATGCGGCTATTGCTATGGAAATCGGAGCAGATGGTGTATTAACCAATACAGCTATTGCCCAAGCAAAAAATCCAATTTTAATGGCAGAAGCCATGAAACATGCGGTCATTGCAGGACGTAATAGCTTTCTTGCAGGACGTATTGCAAAAAAACCTTTTGCAACAGCAAGTTCTCCTACCGAAGGACTTATTGAGTTTTCACATAAAAAATAA
- a CDS encoding NAD-binding protein, with the protein MNYFATRIIQLAYFMDSSKRYYRLKEFARKVLEHPNSKWKFYFDLFMVFLVVGSVLFLLYEVKHPEGNPYLDGFIQFSLVVFIIEYLARFWIYSDSHKIILDYYQQSLENHTHFSLLKAVGKVVRKKVEYIISPLAIIDLLAIIPSYRPLRFLRIFLLFRIFKLFCYAKSMKTFAAIISEKKFELFTLATFASFIIFAGSSAIYIFETHQNPKINTLYDAVYWAIVTMGTVGYGDIVPVTHEGMAVSMILIILGIATLAFLTSIIVSSFQTKIAELKDDRIFTDIEKLEDYILICGYGRVGEVVAKMLHDDGYPVVIIDTDPEKIKLALQRNYLGIVGDASKSKLLIKLGTSSHVSKIICVTNSDEMNVFITLTARSLSPNIEIIARVVKKQNKKKYLLAGANFAFSVDETIGLMGREYIDQPISYAALDEMLTENIGVLCESITIHPHSIFLHKTLADIKLHEKHLLLFGVARKEKEPIEELTSYPIEDKTFYFNPPLEFKIHSGDNLIVMGKKHFIAHLRKLSDQRSSL; encoded by the coding sequence GTGAACTATTTTGCAACACGGATCATACAGCTTGCCTATTTTATGGATAGTTCAAAGCGCTACTATCGCCTCAAAGAGTTTGCTCGTAAAGTCCTTGAGCATCCTAATTCAAAATGGAAATTTTACTTTGACCTTTTTATGGTTTTTTTGGTTGTTGGCAGTGTGCTTTTTCTACTTTATGAGGTCAAACATCCTGAAGGGAACCCTTATTTAGATGGGTTTATTCAGTTTTCTTTGGTTGTTTTTATTATTGAGTATCTTGCAAGGTTTTGGATTTACAGTGATAGCCATAAAATTATTTTAGACTATTATCAGCAAAGCCTAGAGAACCACACGCACTTTTCACTCCTCAAAGCAGTGGGAAAAGTCGTGCGTAAAAAAGTGGAATATATTATCTCTCCACTTGCCATTATAGACCTTTTAGCGATTATTCCAAGCTATCGTCCTTTGCGCTTTTTGCGTATTTTTCTTCTCTTTCGTATCTTTAAACTTTTTTGCTATGCCAAAAGTATGAAAACCTTTGCGGCGATTATCTCAGAGAAAAAATTTGAGCTTTTCACCCTCGCAACCTTTGCCAGTTTTATCATTTTTGCAGGTAGTTCGGCTATTTATATTTTTGAAACCCATCAAAACCCTAAAATAAACACACTCTACGATGCGGTTTATTGGGCGATTGTCACGATGGGGACGGTCGGTTATGGTGACATTGTTCCTGTAACGCATGAGGGTATGGCGGTTTCAATGATTTTGATTATTTTAGGGATTGCAACCTTAGCCTTTTTGACGTCCATTATCGTCTCCTCGTTTCAAACCAAAATCGCCGAACTCAAAGACGACCGTATCTTTACTGACATTGAAAAACTGGAAGATTACATCTTGATTTGTGGGTACGGAAGAGTTGGTGAAGTGGTTGCCAAGATGCTTCACGACGATGGGTATCCTGTTGTGATTATTGATACAGACCCAGAAAAAATCAAACTAGCCCTCCAACGCAATTACCTAGGTATCGTAGGCGATGCATCTAAGAGTAAACTCCTCATCAAACTGGGTACAAGTTCACACGTTTCTAAAATCATTTGTGTCACCAACAGCGATGAAATGAACGTCTTTATTACCCTAACTGCTCGTAGTTTAAGTCCTAACATCGAAATTATCGCCCGTGTGGTCAAAAAGCAAAACAAAAAGAAATACCTTTTAGCAGGTGCCAACTTTGCCTTTAGTGTCGATGAAACCATAGGGCTTATGGGAAGAGAATACATTGACCAGCCTATTTCTTATGCCGCACTCGATGAAATGCTCACCGAAAATATCGGTGTATTGTGTGAATCCATCACCATTCATCCGCACTCCATTTTTTTACATAAAACCCTTGCCGATATAAAACTTCACGAAAAACACCTCTTACTCTTTGGTGTGGCACGTAAAGAAAAAGAGCCTATAGAAGAGCTGACGTCTTACCCGATTGAAGATAAAACATTTTATTTTAACCCTCCCTTAGAATTTAAAATCCACAGTGGAGACAATCTCATTGTGATGGGTAAAAAACATTTTATTGCGCATCTGCGTAAACTTAGCGACCAAAGGTCTTCACTATGA
- a CDS encoding nitrous oxide reductase accessory protein NosL → MVKRWIMVCLGLLLGTMMYAQEFSKVASKEPELIQKGEDKLYCPICGMNLKQYYKTSHGAILSDGTAKQYCSIRCLAADWEAIEARLVKVVVTDVVSEKLIDAKEAFYVIGSKIPGTMSQVSKLAFEKEADAVAFMKENGGELGRFENAFAKAKASLSDDVDEFIKKKQKGMYPMGEKIYHKACDKEKIHLHDFNTISELKIFVKKSQACGELEEKELQAVSLYLWEILRFAEHNHTHKSVIHVEKSEKCPVCGMFVYKYPKWAARMSYEENGKKMSHAFDGVKDLLKFYHNPSQWGNYTKLNDEAYTILVSDYYTQEAIDGKKAFYVIGSDTYGPMGKEFIPFATLKSAQSFLKDHKGSEILSFDKISEALVYAQDK, encoded by the coding sequence GTGGTAAAACGATGGATAATGGTCTGTTTAGGACTTCTTTTAGGAACGATGATGTATGCACAAGAGTTTAGTAAGGTAGCTTCCAAAGAGCCAGAGTTGATTCAAAAAGGGGAAGATAAGCTCTACTGCCCCATTTGCGGTATGAATCTAAAGCAATACTATAAAACCTCACACGGGGCGATTTTGAGCGATGGTACCGCCAAGCAGTACTGCTCGATTCGTTGTTTGGCTGCGGATTGGGAAGCCATAGAAGCGCGCCTTGTGAAAGTAGTGGTCACGGATGTGGTGAGCGAGAAGCTCATTGATGCGAAAGAGGCATTTTATGTGATTGGCTCAAAAATACCTGGCACAATGAGTCAGGTGAGTAAATTGGCGTTTGAAAAAGAAGCGGATGCGGTGGCGTTTATGAAAGAAAATGGCGGAGAGTTAGGGCGTTTTGAGAACGCATTTGCTAAAGCCAAAGCCTCTTTGAGTGATGATGTCGATGAATTTATTAAGAAAAAGCAAAAGGGTATGTACCCAATGGGCGAGAAGATTTACCATAAAGCGTGTGATAAAGAGAAGATTCATTTGCACGATTTTAATACCATTAGTGAGCTGAAGATTTTTGTGAAAAAATCACAGGCCTGTGGAGAACTTGAGGAGAAAGAGCTTCAAGCTGTTTCACTCTATTTGTGGGAAATTTTGCGTTTTGCAGAGCACAATCATACGCATAAAAGCGTGATTCATGTCGAAAAAAGTGAAAAATGCCCTGTGTGTGGGATGTTTGTTTATAAATACCCCAAATGGGCGGCACGTATGAGTTATGAAGAAAATGGTAAAAAAATGAGTCATGCGTTTGATGGGGTGAAAGATTTGCTTAAGTTTTATCATAATCCTTCACAATGGGGCAACTATACCAAACTCAATGATGAAGCCTATACGATTTTGGTGAGTGATTATTATACCCAAGAGGCGATTGATGGCAAAAAAGCGTTTTATGTGATAGGAAGTGATACCTATGGACCGATGGGCAAAGAGTTTATCCCCTTTGCAACACTTAAAAGTGCGCAGAGCTTTTTGAAAGACCATAAAGGCAGTGAAATTTTAAGTTTTGATAAAATTAGCGAAGCATTAGTGTACGCCCAAGATAAGTAA
- a CDS encoding bifunctional ADP-dependent NAD(P)H-hydrate dehydratase/NAD(P)H-hydrate epimerase translates to MHYIYEETQTLDERAYTTFGLNPEILMEHAGSALAKAVKKKLTCQQKALFVCGVGNNGADGMVAARLLHGANNVSLYLPFPPKSSLAKLQLKRAMQAGVPIVENLIDADVYVDALFGAGLNRPLDGFTCNLIDALNAKEGYKIACDMPSGIVNDLSLSSTIFNAHETITMGALKLCLFHDALKDSVGKIKVAPLGLSRNLYALPSPFYLLQKNELKLPLRTKKNCNKGTFGHVAIVQGNKEGAALLAGMGAFHFGAGLVTLLGERKRKTPPYLIQASTLPKKSSVIVAGMGLEMPFDTVWLRHLLLENTLPLVIDASLCHHELMLELLASKKPLVLTPHPKEFSSIWHFTCNEKVSVEQIQANRFFYAKTFSKRFPHITLLLKGANTIIAHQGELYINTYGTPALAKGGSGDVLAGMIGALIAQGYSLKEATIHASLAHALASKKLTCNTFAFTPIDICKGLKCL, encoded by the coding sequence ATGCATTACATTTATGAAGAGACACAAACCCTGGATGAGCGAGCCTACACAACCTTTGGTTTAAACCCAGAAATCTTAATGGAACATGCAGGAAGCGCCCTTGCTAAAGCAGTGAAAAAAAAGCTTACCTGTCAACAAAAAGCGCTCTTTGTCTGTGGAGTAGGTAATAATGGCGCTGATGGCATGGTCGCTGCACGTCTTTTACACGGAGCAAATAATGTTAGCCTCTATCTTCCTTTTCCACCTAAATCCTCTCTGGCGAAACTTCAACTCAAACGTGCAATGCAAGCGGGTGTTCCCATCGTTGAAAACCTCATAGATGCGGATGTTTATGTGGATGCACTCTTTGGTGCAGGACTCAATCGCCCGTTGGATGGCTTTACATGTAATCTCATAGACGCACTCAATGCCAAAGAAGGGTATAAAATTGCATGTGATATGCCCAGTGGCATTGTGAACGATTTAAGTCTAAGTTCGACCATTTTTAACGCCCATGAAACGATTACCATGGGAGCTTTAAAACTGTGCCTTTTTCACGATGCGCTTAAAGATAGCGTTGGGAAAATCAAAGTCGCCCCTTTGGGACTTTCAAGGAACCTTTATGCGCTTCCCTCCCCGTTTTATCTCTTGCAAAAAAATGAGCTAAAACTTCCTCTTCGCACGAAAAAAAACTGTAACAAAGGTACATTTGGACATGTTGCCATCGTACAAGGGAATAAAGAAGGCGCTGCACTATTAGCAGGCATGGGGGCTTTTCATTTTGGTGCCGGTTTAGTAACGCTTCTAGGTGAGCGTAAACGTAAAACACCTCCCTATCTTATCCAAGCATCCACACTACCCAAAAAGAGCAGTGTCATCGTTGCGGGGATGGGACTTGAAATGCCTTTTGACACTGTATGGCTCCGTCATCTCTTGCTTGAAAATACCCTGCCTCTGGTCATTGATGCTTCATTGTGTCACCATGAACTCATGCTTGAATTACTTGCCTCAAAAAAACCACTGGTACTTACACCCCATCCCAAAGAATTTAGCTCCATTTGGCACTTTACATGTAACGAAAAAGTGAGTGTTGAACAAATTCAAGCCAATCGCTTTTTCTATGCCAAAACCTTTAGTAAACGGTTTCCACATATCACGCTTCTACTCAAAGGTGCGAATACCATCATTGCGCACCAAGGAGAGCTTTATATCAACACCTATGGCACACCTGCCCTTGCTAAGGGTGGCAGTGGAGATGTTTTAGCAGGAATGATTGGTGCTTTAATCGCACAAGGATATTCGCTTAAAGAAGCTACCATTCACGCCTCTCTCGCCCATGCTCTTGCCTCTAAAAAACTTACATGTAATACATTTGCTTTCACCCCTATTGATATTTGTAAAGGTCTTAAATGCTTATAA
- a CDS encoding YifB family Mg chelatase-like AAA ATPase, producing the protein MEEAVELSRVKHAKCATLYGNKAHEVAVESTLVRSLPGFSIVGMADQSIQESRERIKSALSSIHFEFPSQKITINLSPSDLKKEGSHFDLIIALLVAIQKERFTCNDFFIFGELGLDGKVKKTNAIFPIILSLASHISNLRVVVPLSLLPKIEQIPHIQAFGVETLHEALLFFKEKRFEKLTTKSISPLCESYLEIKGKSYFYPKEFPLDFSDVLGQHRAKRALNIAAAGMHNLLMEGSPGCGKSMSIKRLRYILPPQSIEEILESNAYYSLNEEECALSPLRPFRSPHHTASRPSIFGGGSTHAQAGEIALAHNGLLFFDEFPNFSKAVLESLREPLEDHRVLISRVNTKISYATKFLFAAAQNPCPCGNLLSQTHECRCSEVEINRYKNRISEPILDRIDFYIQMSETNSNEQGLSSYEMFENVLSAFVMQKNRGQKELNGKLNEHDTLQFCTLEPSAKERLEMAQNRFGLSQRSVHKVLRMARTIADMAQSHTICEKHLLEALSFRKR; encoded by the coding sequence GTGGAGGAAGCCGTTGAACTCTCCAGAGTAAAACATGCCAAATGTGCGACTTTGTATGGCAATAAAGCACATGAAGTCGCCGTTGAATCCACATTGGTTCGCTCTCTTCCTGGCTTTAGTATTGTGGGGATGGCGGATCAATCCATTCAAGAATCACGTGAACGTATCAAATCAGCCCTTTCAAGCATTCACTTTGAATTTCCCTCCCAAAAAATCACCATCAATCTCTCCCCATCAGACTTAAAAAAAGAGGGAAGCCATTTTGATTTAATCATCGCCCTGCTTGTTGCCATTCAAAAAGAGCGTTTTACATGTAACGATTTTTTTATTTTTGGTGAATTAGGTTTAGATGGCAAAGTGAAAAAAACAAATGCCATTTTTCCCATTATTCTCTCACTAGCTTCGCATATTTCTAATCTTCGGGTTGTAGTTCCCCTCTCTTTACTACCAAAAATTGAACAGATTCCTCACATTCAAGCCTTTGGAGTCGAGACACTTCACGAAGCCCTGCTCTTTTTTAAAGAAAAACGCTTTGAGAAACTTACAACAAAGTCTATTAGTCCACTGTGCGAAAGCTATCTGGAAATTAAAGGAAAATCCTACTTCTATCCTAAAGAGTTTCCCCTTGATTTCAGTGACGTTCTAGGACAGCACAGAGCCAAACGTGCCTTAAACATTGCCGCAGCGGGTATGCACAATCTTTTAATGGAAGGAAGCCCAGGATGTGGTAAAAGTATGAGCATCAAACGCTTACGTTACATTTTACCGCCACAGAGCATCGAGGAAATTTTAGAATCCAACGCCTACTATTCTCTCAACGAAGAGGAGTGTGCATTAAGCCCTCTTCGCCCTTTCCGTTCACCCCATCATACGGCATCACGCCCCTCTATTTTTGGTGGAGGAAGTACCCATGCCCAAGCAGGTGAAATCGCCCTCGCACACAATGGCTTACTTTTCTTTGACGAATTTCCCAACTTTTCAAAAGCCGTTTTAGAGAGCTTGAGAGAGCCTTTAGAAGACCACCGTGTTCTCATCTCACGGGTGAATACTAAAATCAGCTATGCCACCAAATTCCTCTTTGCTGCCGCACAAAATCCTTGTCCATGCGGTAATTTACTCAGTCAAACACACGAATGTCGCTGTTCTGAGGTTGAAATCAATCGCTACAAAAACCGCATTTCCGAGCCTATTTTAGACCGCATTGATTTTTACATTCAGATGAGTGAAACCAACTCCAACGAGCAAGGATTGAGCTCGTACGAGATGTTTGAAAATGTCCTCAGTGCCTTTGTGATGCAAAAAAACAGAGGACAAAAAGAGCTCAATGGTAAGCTCAATGAACACGACACTCTTCAGTTTTGTACGCTTGAGCCCTCTGCCAAAGAACGTTTAGAGATGGCACAAAACCGCTTTGGGTTAAGCCAGAGAAGTGTACATAAAGTGTTGCGTATGGCACGAACCATTGCTGACATGGCACAGAGTCACACCATTTGCGAAAAGCATCTGCTAGAAGCCCTGAGTTTTCGTAAACGTTAG
- a CDS encoding potassium channel family protein has product MSTPTTILLFGFTHSSIEIARQLQGKNHAFMLVDNDFSLLEKAHALGFELMIVDYTDDEVLQKLGIGTHVSFIFTLFEDDAKNVFLTLSARSLDPKLHIVAMTHTKDAIHKLEIAGASTILDPYQISGKKIYKLITQPEVMSIIDATVFGYHNINIEQLTIHEHSPLNGLMINDIYPIEHYNLLLVGIHDKELQKQFIFITEGHNHKLDAGDILVVIGEKEEIERYKKEVIR; this is encoded by the coding sequence ATGAGCACACCTACAACCATTCTTCTTTTTGGCTTTACACACTCAAGCATCGAAATAGCCAGACAACTTCAAGGTAAAAATCATGCATTTATGCTTGTGGATAATGATTTTTCATTACTTGAAAAAGCACATGCGCTTGGATTTGAGTTAATGATCGTTGATTACACCGATGATGAAGTCCTTCAAAAATTAGGCATTGGAACGCACGTCTCGTTTATTTTTACCCTCTTTGAAGATGATGCTAAAAATGTCTTTTTAACCCTCTCTGCTCGTTCTTTAGACCCTAAATTGCATATTGTTGCGATGACGCATACCAAAGATGCTATTCACAAACTTGAAATTGCAGGAGCGAGTACGATTTTAGACCCCTACCAAATCAGTGGGAAAAAGATTTATAAACTCATTACCCAACCTGAAGTGATGAGCATTATTGATGCAACCGTATTTGGATATCATAACATTAACATAGAACAACTGACGATTCATGAACACTCCCCTCTCAATGGTCTTATGATAAACGACATCTACCCGATAGAGCATTACAATCTTTTACTCGTTGGCATTCACGATAAAGAGCTTCAAAAACAGTTTATCTTTATCACAGAAGGGCACAATCACAAGCTAGATGCGGGAGATATTTTGGTTGTTATCGGGGAAAAAGAGGAGATAGAGCGCTATAAAAAAGAGGTCATACGTTAA
- the def gene encoding peptide deformylase, whose protein sequence is MIREILVYPNKILRETSRDVIHFDATLHELLDDMYETMITKEGIGLAAIQIGVAQNALIINLVDETGLQKKENLYEIINPVILEKDGSTVYQEGCLSVPGYYDEVTRAEHIKLRFYDRMGVMHEEEFRDLMAIAVQHEMDHLKGHLFIEKLSYLKRKKFEKEWKKKYKAGK, encoded by the coding sequence ATGATTCGTGAAATTTTAGTTTATCCTAATAAAATTCTAAGAGAGACCTCCAGAGATGTCATCCATTTTGATGCAACGTTGCATGAGTTGCTTGATGATATGTATGAAACGATGATTACCAAAGAAGGAATTGGTTTAGCTGCTATTCAAATTGGCGTTGCACAAAATGCACTGATTATTAACCTTGTCGATGAAACAGGTCTTCAAAAAAAAGAGAATCTTTATGAAATTATCAATCCTGTCATTCTTGAAAAAGATGGCTCTACGGTTTACCAAGAGGGGTGTTTAAGCGTACCTGGGTATTACGATGAAGTCACACGGGCAGAGCATATAAAACTTCGCTTTTATGATCGTATGGGCGTGATGCATGAAGAAGAGTTTCGTGATCTGATGGCGATTGCTGTTCAACACGAAATGGATCACCTCAAAGGTCATCTTTTTATTGAAAAACTCTCTTATCTAAAACGTAAAAAATTTGAAAAAGAGTGGAAAAAAAAGTATAAAGCGGGTAAGTAA